A single Limanda limanda chromosome 19, fLimLim1.1, whole genome shotgun sequence DNA region contains:
- the tra2a gene encoding transformer-2 protein homolog alpha isoform X2: MCLSVSRSPSKSDRGSPARVKSERRSGSPNPSRASKRSESRSGSRSKSRSRSGRHSNRRQSRSRSRSYSNRRKSHSRSYSPEQRRRRSQSASPGSSSRHQNGSRGQEFPKEASNPGADGDVRANPDPSKCLGVFGLSLYTTERDLKEVFSRHGPLAGVNVVYDQRTGRSRGFAFIYYDRIEDSKEAMERANGMELDGRRIRVDYSITKRPHTPTPGIYMGRPTHNGGGGGSSGGDGRDGGGRDGGGRDGGGRDGRGRDGGGRDGGGRDGRDGGGRDGGGGRRGRDRDSYNDRGYERYDRYEECDYRDSRRRSPSPYYSRYRSRSRSRSYSPRRY, translated from the exons ATGTGTCTCTCG GTGTCACGCTCCCCATCAAAATCGGACCGTGGGAGTCCAGCTCGGGTCAAGTCGGAGAGAAGGTCCGGCTCACCGAACCCATCCCGAGCCTCCAAGCGCTCTGAGTCCAGATCCGGCTCTCGCTCAAAATCCAG GTCTCGTTCTGGGCGGCACTCTAACCGCCGTCAGAGCCGTTCACGCTCTCGGTCCTATTCCAACCGGAGGAAGTCCCATTCTCGTTCCTACAGCCCTGAACAAAGGCGTAGGAGGAGCCAGAGCGCTTCGCCTGGGTCGAGCAGCCGCCACCAGAATGGCAGCAGG GGCCAAGAATTCCCAAAAGAAGCAAGCAATCCTGGCGCTGATGGTGATGTGAGG GCGAACCCTGACCCCAGCAAGTGTTTGGGGGTGTTTGGCTTGAGCCTGTACACCACAGAGCGCGACCTGAAGGAGGTGTTTTCACGCCATGGTCCTTTGGCCGGGGTCAACGTGGTGTACGACCAGCGCACGGGTCGCTCTCGTGGCTTTGCCTTCATTTACTACGACAGAATTGAGGATTCTAAAGAG GCAATGGAGCGAGCCAATGGCATGGAGCTGGACGGGAGGCGCATCCGAGTGGATTATTCCATTACCAAACGTCCCCATACCCCCACACCAGGAATCTACATGGGCCGACCAACTCA CaatggtggtggtggcgggAGCAGTGGCGGTGATGGCAGAGATGGCGGAGGTAGAGACGGCGGTGGTAGAGACGGCGGAGGTAGAGATGGCAGAGGAAGAGACGGCGGAGGAAGAGACGGCGGAGGCAGAGATGGCAGAGACGGCGGAGGCAGAGACGGCGGTGGTGGCAGGAGGGGGAGGGACAGGGACTCTTACAATGATCGTGGATACGAACGCTACGACAGATACGAAGAGTGTGATTATAGGGACAG tCGCAGGCGCTCTCCTTCACCGTACTACAGTCGATACAGGTCTCGCTCACGGTCTCGCTCCTACAGCCCAC GACGATACTAA
- the tra2a gene encoding transformer-2 protein homolog alpha isoform X1 — protein sequence MSDIEDGTCDTRVSRSPSKSDRGSPARVKSERRSGSPNPSRASKRSESRSGSRSKSRSRSGRHSNRRQSRSRSRSYSNRRKSHSRSYSPEQRRRRSQSASPGSSSRHQNGSRGQEFPKEASNPGADGDVRANPDPSKCLGVFGLSLYTTERDLKEVFSRHGPLAGVNVVYDQRTGRSRGFAFIYYDRIEDSKEAMERANGMELDGRRIRVDYSITKRPHTPTPGIYMGRPTHNGGGGGSSGGDGRDGGGRDGGGRDGGGRDGRGRDGGGRDGGGRDGRDGGGRDGGGGRRGRDRDSYNDRGYERYDRYEECDYRDSRRRSPSPYYSRYRSRSRSRSYSPRRY from the exons ATGAGTGATATCGAGGATGGAACCTGTGACACACGG GTGTCACGCTCCCCATCAAAATCGGACCGTGGGAGTCCAGCTCGGGTCAAGTCGGAGAGAAGGTCCGGCTCACCGAACCCATCCCGAGCCTCCAAGCGCTCTGAGTCCAGATCCGGCTCTCGCTCAAAATCCAG GTCTCGTTCTGGGCGGCACTCTAACCGCCGTCAGAGCCGTTCACGCTCTCGGTCCTATTCCAACCGGAGGAAGTCCCATTCTCGTTCCTACAGCCCTGAACAAAGGCGTAGGAGGAGCCAGAGCGCTTCGCCTGGGTCGAGCAGCCGCCACCAGAATGGCAGCAGG GGCCAAGAATTCCCAAAAGAAGCAAGCAATCCTGGCGCTGATGGTGATGTGAGG GCGAACCCTGACCCCAGCAAGTGTTTGGGGGTGTTTGGCTTGAGCCTGTACACCACAGAGCGCGACCTGAAGGAGGTGTTTTCACGCCATGGTCCTTTGGCCGGGGTCAACGTGGTGTACGACCAGCGCACGGGTCGCTCTCGTGGCTTTGCCTTCATTTACTACGACAGAATTGAGGATTCTAAAGAG GCAATGGAGCGAGCCAATGGCATGGAGCTGGACGGGAGGCGCATCCGAGTGGATTATTCCATTACCAAACGTCCCCATACCCCCACACCAGGAATCTACATGGGCCGACCAACTCA CaatggtggtggtggcgggAGCAGTGGCGGTGATGGCAGAGATGGCGGAGGTAGAGACGGCGGTGGTAGAGACGGCGGAGGTAGAGATGGCAGAGGAAGAGACGGCGGAGGAAGAGACGGCGGAGGCAGAGATGGCAGAGACGGCGGAGGCAGAGACGGCGGTGGTGGCAGGAGGGGGAGGGACAGGGACTCTTACAATGATCGTGGATACGAACGCTACGACAGATACGAAGAGTGTGATTATAGGGACAG tCGCAGGCGCTCTCCTTCACCGTACTACAGTCGATACAGGTCTCGCTCACGGTCTCGCTCCTACAGCCCAC GACGATACTAA
- the ccdc126 gene encoding coiled-coil domain-containing protein 126 produces MLGGLLRRNMSQKLSVLLMVFGLVWGFMLLRYTVQQPRHQSSAELREQILELSRRYVKVLTEENQNALGGPQGTSMAGYADLKRTIAVLLDDILTRLIKLEGKIEAVANASSTNTSHTAGGVLASSHPGTSRLHPPAPKRPRPHRGA; encoded by the exons ATGCTGGGTGGACTCCTGCGCAGGAACATGTCCCAGAAGTTGAGTGTGCTGCTGATGGTGTTTGGCCTGGTGTGGGGCTTCATGCTGCTGCGCTACACCGTTCAGCAGCCGCGACATCAGAGCAGCGCCGAGCTCCGCGAGCAGATCCTGGAGCTCAGTCGGCGGTACGTCAAGGTCCTGACGGAGGAGAACCAGAACGCACTGGGCGGACCCCAGGGGACCTCCATGGCTGGTTATG CTGATTTGAAGAGGACTATAGCTGTGTTGCTGGATGACATCCTGACCCGGCTGATCAAACTGGAGGGGAAAATCGAAGCGGTGGCCAATGCCTCCTCTACAAACACTTCCCACACAGCAGGGGGCGTCCTTGCCTCCAGCCACCCGGGGACGTCCCGCCTCCACCCACCCGCCCCTAAACGGCCTCGACCACATCGAGGAGCATAG
- the fam221a gene encoding protein FAM221A, with translation MEKISLDKSALEAVDEYCEYKRIVGDDDRGRLMSPEEYEEYKRTVLPRRMKNRLYVSFGMPDGIDCKLIGPETQCFCSHRYKQHKTEFEVVPSERPLALPCQVRGCRCPAFQYVPQNGSNQVRCRCKHLPEDHREAMGHSCKKCSSCSGFQCTFTCGCGQPSSAHQTLVETKAEREARGRPVGRDVPYAAMGGLTGFSSLLDGYLDLEACGSDQHTEDSCPQTSSASRVNQP, from the exons ATGGAGAAGATAAGTCTCGATAAATCAGCTTTAGAAGCGGTGGATGAGTACTGCGAGTACAAAAG GATTGTGGGTGATGATGACAGAGGAAGGCTGATGAGCCCGGAGGAGTATGAGGAGTACAAGAGGACAGTCCTCCCTCGACGCATGAAGAACAGGCTGTATGTGAGCTTTGGGATGCCTGATGGTATCGACTGCAAACTGATTGGTCCAGAGACTCAGTGCTTCTGCTCACATAG GTATAAGCAACATAAGACAGAGTTTGAGGTGGTCCCCTCTGAGCGGCCCCTGGCTCTACCGTGTCAGGTTAGGGGATGTCGCTGTCCTGCCTTTCAGTATGTTCCTCAAAATGGGTCAAACCAAGTCCGCTGCAGGTGTAAGCACTTACCTGAGGACCACAGGGAAGCCATGGGACACTCGTGCAAGAAGT GCAGTTCCTGTTCTGGGTTCCAGTGCACCTTCACCTGTGGGTGCGGTCAGCCCAGCTCTGCCCACCAGACCCTG GTTGAGACAAAAGCGGAGAGGGAGGCGCGGGGTCGGCCTGTGGGCAGGGATGTCCCGTATGCTGCCATGGGGGGGCTGACAGGGTTCAGCTCCCTCCTGGACGGCTACCTCGACCTGGAGGCCTGTGGCTCAG ATCAACACACAGAAGACAGCTGTCCGCAGACAAGCTCGGCATCAAGGGTTAACCAACCATGA